GACGATGCAAAGATTGCCTCTAAAATATTGGGGATTACACTAACATCAAGAGGGACGGTAAAAGGTGATAAAGTCCCTTTAGCCGGTGTGCCTTATCATTCTGCCGATGGCTATATTTCAAGGCTAATAAAGGCAGGCAAAAAAGTAGCTATCTGTGAACAGGTAGAAGACCCTAAATTAGCTAAAGGCATAGTTAAACGGGAAATAATCCGAACTATTACTCCAGGAACAGTGCTTAATCCATCATTACTTGAAGATAAGGTTCATAACTATTTAGCCGCTATCAATAAAAATAATAATAAAATTGGTTTTTCGTTTATCGACCCTTCTACTGGCGAATTCAAAGTAACAGAGTTATCCAACCCAACAGAATTATTCATTGAATTAACCCGAATTAACCCTCAAGAATGCCTTATTCCACTTTCATTACAGGAGGATGAATTGGTAACCCAATTAGCCACTACTATTACCTTTCAGGATGATTGGATATTTAGTCATTCAACCGGATTTAATACCTTATGTGAGCTTTTTGGCACCTCATCCCTTGATGGATTTGGTTGTGAAAACCTTCTTATAGGAATTGGGGTTTCTGGTGCTATTATTCATTATCTTAAGGAAACTCAACGCTCTGGACTAACCTATGTCAATAAACTTATACCTTACACTACCTCTGATTTTATGATATTAGATGCCGCTACATTAAGAAATTTAGAATTAACCAGAACCATCCGTAGTGGCGAAAAAACAGGTTCGCTTATCTGGGTTTTAGATAAGACCATTACCGCCATGGGCGGCAGATTACTTCGAGAATGGATACAGCAACCCTTGATAAGTGTAGAAAAAATAAGATATCGCCAGCAGGGTATTGGTGAATTTGTCGCCTCCCCTACCTTTCGAGATGAATTATTTTCTCTCCTGAAAAATATCCACGACATCGAACGACTCATTAGCAGATTAGATACCAATTTAGCCAATGCCCGCGACCTGGTCGCTTTAAAAGAATCACTGAAAATAACCCCGAAGATAAAAGATATATTAAAACCACTTAATTCCAGAATTATAAAGGAGATAGAAGAAAATTTAGAGGATTTAAGTGATGTAACCGAATTAATTGAAAGGGTGATAGTTGACTCACCACCACTTTCTTTACGAGATGGTGGTTTAATCAAAGAAGGGTATTTTCAAGAATTGGATGAGTTACGAAATATCAGTAAAGATGCAAAAAACTGGCTGGTTAGACTTCAACAAGAAGAGATTAAACGCACGAAGATTAATTCCTTGAAGGTAGGGTATAATAAGGTTTTTGGCTATTACATTGAGGTAACTAAACCTAATTTACATCTTGTGCCTCAAGATTATATTCGCAAACAGACTCTAACTAATGCCGAAAGGTTCATTACTCCACAATTAAAGGATTGGGAGGTGAAAATCCTGAATGCTCAAGATAAAATTGTCGAAATTGAGTATGAAATATTTTTAAAGGTTCGGACACAGATAATCACTGAGGTAAAACGGATTCAAAAGGTAGCTAAGACAATTGCCTTGTTAGATGTTATTTTATCCCTTTCGCAGGCAGCCGTTGAGAATGATTATATCCAGCCAGAGGTTAATAATGAAAATATCATTTCAATTAAAGATGGCAGACATCCAGTTGTAGAAAAGGTATTGGTCGGTGAACGGTTTGTGCCAAATGATACCTTTATTGACGCCAATACAGAGCAAATTTTAATTATTACCGGACCAAATATGGCTGGAAAATCAACCTATATTCGTCAGGTAGCATTGATTGTTTTAATGGCACAAATGGGTAGTTTTATTCCTGCCTCTTCGGCGACAATTGGTATTGTTGACCGTATCTTTACTCGAGTTGGCGCCTCGGATGAATTGGTTAAAGGGCAAAGCACATTTATGGTGGAGATGATTGAAACTGCCAATATCTTGAATAATGCTACCCATAAAAGTTTGCTTATTTTAGACGAGGTAGGTCGAGGAACAAGCACCTTTGATGGCGTCAGTATTGCCTGGGCAGTGGCTGAGTATCTTCATAATAACCCTCACCTCCAGGCACGAACACTATTTGCTACCCATTACCATGAATTGACTGAGTTAGAATTTTCGTTGGAAAGGATAAAAAATTACAATATCGCGGTTAAAGAATGGAATGACAAAATAATATTTTTACGAAAGATAATTAAAGGCGGAACAGACAGAAGTTATGGTATCCATGTTGCCCAACTGGCAGGCTTACCTCCAGAAGTCATAAAAAGGGCCACCGCGATATTGAGTAGTCTTGAGATGAGTAATATTGGTGAAGAAACAGCGGTATCATCAATTAAACCCCAACCTGTGCAATTAACCCTTTTTGAGCCTCAATCCCATAGGGTGGTTGAGGAATTGAAGGAGATTGATTTAGACAGGTTAACTCCCCTTGAAGCGATGAATAAATTGAATGAACTCAAAAGGATGATTGAATAAACTCTAACCCTTCAGATAATGCAAGTAAGGGAAAGGATGAAAAGATAAGTAAAGATAATACCCAATTTTACACCTTTTTAATCTTATCATACCTTAAAATCATTTATTTCCCGGGGATAAAGGGGTCAAGTTCCTCTCTTTTAAAAGAGGAACTTGACCCTCTCTAATTTAGGGAACTATCTGAAAAAGTTTTACATCAGACACTATTCCACCTGGATGGTAGATAAGTAGCGCACCTGCATCATATAACCCTAAAGGCTCAGTAGTAATGTGGTGATTAAGTATAGGAACTATCACATTCATATTCGGAGAAAGAGGAACGCCTTTCATATCAAGTAACCGAATTATCGTTCCATCTGGTAGTGAAACCCAAACAATTGCATCCGCAAGAACTGGGTTAGGACCATTAATCACATGCACATCAAAAGTGAGTGTTTGACTGGCTGTGAACTCTTGCCCATTTAAGAGCACCTCAACCTTTGGACCTGGTGGTGGTCCTCCTTTTTGAACCACTGCCCTGATAAAATGGTCTATATTTACATCCTGCCAGTTAGGACCACTATAGCTACCTCTTCTTTGTGATCTATTGTCAATCGGTGAAGATTCATCTGCCCATATTGCCCTATATCCAGATTCAGCTACTAACTCTGCATAAAACTCACCATCTGCAACAAATCCTAATCCACTTACATCCATTATTTCCCATCCGTCCTTTGGACCAACCTTGAAAGGAGCCGAGGATACCATAACTCCTGTATTAACATCTACCAGATTTATATGGAAAGTCATCA
The bacterium DNA segment above includes these coding regions:
- the mutS gene encoding DNA mismatch repair protein MutS; translated protein: MDQITPMMRQYLQIKQQMKDTILFFRLGDFYEMFFDDAKIASKILGITLTSRGTVKGDKVPLAGVPYHSADGYISRLIKAGKKVAICEQVEDPKLAKGIVKREIIRTITPGTVLNPSLLEDKVHNYLAAINKNNNKIGFSFIDPSTGEFKVTELSNPTELFIELTRINPQECLIPLSLQEDELVTQLATTITFQDDWIFSHSTGFNTLCELFGTSSLDGFGCENLLIGIGVSGAIIHYLKETQRSGLTYVNKLIPYTTSDFMILDAATLRNLELTRTIRSGEKTGSLIWVLDKTITAMGGRLLREWIQQPLISVEKIRYRQQGIGEFVASPTFRDELFSLLKNIHDIERLISRLDTNLANARDLVALKESLKITPKIKDILKPLNSRIIKEIEENLEDLSDVTELIERVIVDSPPLSLRDGGLIKEGYFQELDELRNISKDAKNWLVRLQQEEIKRTKINSLKVGYNKVFGYYIEVTKPNLHLVPQDYIRKQTLTNAERFITPQLKDWEVKILNAQDKIVEIEYEIFLKVRTQIITEVKRIQKVAKTIALLDVILSLSQAAVENDYIQPEVNNENIISIKDGRHPVVEKVLVGERFVPNDTFIDANTEQILIITGPNMAGKSTYIRQVALIVLMAQMGSFIPASSATIGIVDRIFTRVGASDELVKGQSTFMVEMIETANILNNATHKSLLILDEVGRGTSTFDGVSIAWAVAEYLHNNPHLQARTLFATHYHELTELEFSLERIKNYNIAVKEWNDKIIFLRKIIKGGTDRSYGIHVAQLAGLPPEVIKRATAILSSLEMSNIGEETAVSSIKPQPVQLTLFEPQSHRVVEELKEIDLDRLTPLEAMNKLNELKRMIE